One Paenibacillus sp. SYP-B4298 genomic window, GCTGTGGCTACGAATTGATCCCATGTCCATGCTTCATCGAGTACAGCCGGAGGATAGGCTACATTCGCTTTGTCGAACATATCCTTGTTGTAATAGAGCAGAAGAATTTCATTAGCAGCCGCATAGGCTACCGTCTTGCCCTGATATTTGTAAGCCAGGCTATCCAGCGGCTTGCTGTCGCTCCCTTCATACATAGCGCTTACATCATTCAGCATGCCTTCAGATGACCACTGGATAACGCCACTTTCCTGCAACATCCCTGTGTCCGGCAATTGCCCCCCGGTTGCAAGCGTATTCAACTTTGTCATGTAGTTTTCCCATGGAATCGCCATCACCTCTACTTCTATGCGATCCTGAGAAGCATTGAACTTATCGGCTACTGCCTGAGTCGCACTTCCCTCTGCCGCGCTCCCCCACATCGAGTACACAATTTTAACCTTTTCTTTTTTGGAATTTTCCGGTGTATTTACAGCATTCGTTCTCGTTGATGGCTCATTTCCCCCGCTGCTCCCACATCCAACCACACTCACTGCCAATGCAGCCGCGACAAGACCCATTCCAATTCTCTTTCCTGCTTTCATGCCCCCGTACTCCCTTCAATATTAGCTTCAAATTCATGGCTAACCATTTAACAGAGCGCTCCGCATGCTCACGATCTATGTTAAACGTTTAGAAATGATCTCGAGAATATTATGTCATGTGTATTCACGAAGCGAAACGGCATATTTAAACCTCTTTTTTTATTATTTCAACCTGTCGTGAGCAATTTGTAAAAATTTTTCTTCCTGGCTCCCTCTCTACAGTATATGGAAGCAGTCAAATTTAATCGTTTAGATGCAGGTTATATATTTTACCTTTACAACTAATGCTCGATCCGCTACGATAGACATGGCGAAAGCCCACAATGATTGTTGCAGGGAGACAGGGCGGCCAACCTTGGAGTCTCCCTGTTGGTATTTCTCCGCCACGAAATGAAAACGCGACCATTACAGCGTAAAGTGAGGAATCATCATGTCTGATTTAATCATGCACTTTGTTACCCCGCCCATTCCTTATTTTATTGACAGTGGAAAACATACGTTTTTGCCGGGAGAACGGCATGTAAGCCGTGATTCGATTCGTGTATTCGATCTGATCATCGTCACCAAAGGAACATTGTATATCGGAGAAAATGATAAAGAATGGGTCATCCCCAAGGATGAAGCCCTTATATTAAGACCTGATGCGTATCATTATGGCACGTTTCCTTGCGAAGAGGAGACCGAAATTACGTGGATACATTTTCAAACGTTCGGAGCATGGGAGGAAATGAAGAGCATTAACGAATGCTACGAAAAAGAGCCAGCCTTATTTGAAAAGCATAAAGAGCAGGCTTATCTTAATCATTGTGAAGCTAGCTCTATCTTTATTCCCAAGCAAGCCAAGCTGTCCAACAAATCGATCAATGATCTTGCTGAATTTTATTCCTTGGATAAGGATCCTCGTTCACTTCGCAATTGGAGGAAGCAGACAGCCTTCCAAACGTTCATGCAAAATATAAACCAGGAATCGGCAACGACAATCAACTCAACTGCCGTACAACTTGCAGAAAAAATAGAATTGTTTATTCGGCAAAACTATACTTCAAAGATAACGAATGCTATGCTCAAAGCCGAATTTAATTATCATCCCAACTATTTAGCCAAATGCATGTTAAAGGTGTACGGGATCACGCCAATTGATTATGTCCTGCAATATCGAATCGAGCAAGCCAAAAAAATGCTGATTCAAACGAACTGGTCAATTACTCGCATATCTGATGAATTAGGCTTTAGCAATCCCGCTTACTTCTCCTCTGTCTTCACCAATAAACAAGGAATTTCTCCCGCAAATTTTAGAAAAAAAGAGTTTCGCCAGCCTGGGCTGCACTAGGACGTGTATCCAACCCTAACCCAAAGAGCTTGGCGATACAAGCGGATTGTCCCTATTGTATCGCCAAGCCTTCTGTTTTCATTCGGTAGCATGCTTACTGTTCTAATTTGACTTCGATACGTTCGAACTGGCCATTGATCCACAAAACGCTTTTGACGAGTTCTCCCGTATGGGCAACGAAAGTACATCCTCTCTCCAGCATCATATATCTCGTTGGATAGGCAGCGTAGCTTGTAATCTTCCATCCTCTATCCATCGGTTCGATCCATCCATTGACGCATCGCAGCTCGCCTTCGCCATCCGTATACAGATAGGTTGTCGAGCCAAATCCAAGCAAATAGGCCACGAGCTCTTCGCCCATATCCCAATCGTCACCTTCAATATTGGCAAATAGACTACTGAATAACGGATCGCTCGACTTCTTGAAGATCGATTGACCAAAGCGATTTCTGGAAAGCTCGGGCAAATTCAGATTGGGAGCCGCAATGCTATACGTAGAAGCAGCCTCACCCGGATTTAACTGGCGAGTTGTCGACTTTACATTCCAATCATAGCAATTAAACACCGCCATCGTCGCCCGATAGCCGGCTTCCAGCAGTCGTGGATCGCCAAGCGCCTCGTAAGAAGATCGGGCAGCTCCCGCTACCAATCCTCCCCATAAAGAATGCGTCATGAAGGATAACGCCTCCCACCAACGATCCGGCGCATTAGCACGATAATCATTACTAAATCCGATATTCGCAATAATTAATGGAGCATACAAATGGGCTTCATCCGTCAGCCCAGCCAGGCATAGCGCTTCACAAGTCGGCCCAAACCCGGCATTATCATAAAAATGCTCCGTTACCGCGCCTTGATACCCTTGTGAATCCTGCTTTAAGCCTTTAATAAACTCCAGCCACAGTGTGTTCAGCTTCGCGTAGCCATCCATCTTCCCTGTTCTCTTCAGATCCTCAAGCAAGTCTGCTATATACAGAATAAATACACCGACAAGTCGGGATTCTTCTTTTTCGCGTTTACTGTGATGACAGGCTGAATCCAGCCTCATGCACATGACCTGCGCTGCCCACTCCAGATAGGTGTCTGAATCGGCATAAGATAATAGAGAGGTATCGAATTTGGACAGCAGATAGTAGACATGCCCAATATAATCAAAATCATAAATGCGATAAAAGGAACCGTATAACGGCCTCGGGCGCCCAAAATCTCCAGCTACAAACCAATGTTCCTTCAAGTCGAGGACGGCTGACATTTCAACCTTTTTGACCTGTTCGATCACCGGAGGAGATAACAGATTTTTCATTAGGATGAAGGAGAGCTTGCCCAGCGATTCTCCCTGATTCGATAAGGGCACAAAGGCATACGGTCGAGTGGCTTGTGCAGTATTAAAGCTATGTTCACATAGCCAAGCCGCCCGCTGCTCAAGTATGCTATGAATCGGCTCCAGCACATTGCCAACTAATACATCGCATTTTCCACTCTCAAGTCGTGCTACCAGCTTCAGCTCTCCAGCCGCTGGCCGTGACACAACAGCACGTAAACGTTTAGATTTTGTAGTGGCCACAACCTTGAATGCATCGGTAATGTCTGTCTCCTCCACGATCCCCGCTCTATCGCTTGCCCTTATCAGGGTAACTGAATGCAGGTTATCGTGCTCTGGCACACTTACCTCCGCATAGAACTCTCCTTCGGTCGTCGTCACAGGCGAATACGTCCAATGTGGATGCCCATACTTTAACGCCAGCAGATAAAACTCCTTTTGTTCTGTGAAGGGTGTGAACACAAATGACCATTGTCTGGTCTCAGAAGGCTCCAGGATTACCGCCGAGTAATCACCGCTATAGATCCAATCTCGATCTGCAGACTGTGCCAGCGAGCTCCCATCCTCAATCAGGGACAACCGATGATAGAGCATACCGTCCAAGGATGGGGAGACCTGCTCCAAGAACCGATTGACATAGCTGCAATAGGTGCCAAAGGCAGCAACCCGCTCGCCAACACTGTATATGGCAAGATGTGGAGCCTCATTACTTCTACGCATCGCTGCAAATTTGGCATAATCTCCACCCAGATGCGGGAATACCGCACACGAGTGGTTCATGTTCCGCAAGACATCCGAATCTCGAAACATAATATACGCAAGAGAAAACCAACTGTGAAAGCCATTTACCTTTATCGGATGATCCGCACAATTGGTACAACGAATATTCCACTTCCATTCATCATCTTGATCGAGCAAATATTCATATTGAACGTGAAACTTATCGTGTAAAAAGGTGATCGACACACCTTGCTCACCGATAGCCTCCATATGTGACTGCAAATCAAGGCTTTCAATTCGTTCATCATCAACAACAGCACTCCACTGTCCAAAACGCTTATCCTGATTCGTGTATCCGGCGTCCTGTACATATTGTGCATCAATAACCCAGTTCATCTGCTCTGGATCATTTCTGACTATTAAAGACTCCACCGTCCCTTGCGGGGACAGAGATACGTCAAAGGTACCATTACGAAGCAGCTTCAAGTTCTCACTCCTATTGTCATAGTCTAAACGTTTAAATTCCCAGCTTATAATGCCCCTCAGCTACATACCCAATCAAGGATATAGCGTGTACCATGCGAAAAAGAGACCGTTTTGTAAGTGAACACAGTCTCCTTCGCACACATCATGTATTCATATTCCACACTCTGCGATGTATTACCGATTAGCAAGATCGCCTACTCGCATCCGCTCTGAGCCTCAAGAATGGATTTTTAGGCGGATCACGTTCCATGAAGCCGCCGCTAAGCTTGCGGTCACGCTACGGGCTTCAACGCGCGCATTCCCGCCAGCATGCGGGGACACCGCTTGCAGATTGGCCGTATTCACTGCCTTCAAATCCTCATGCTCCATTACCAGATGCTCGATAAGAGCAACTTCTCCGAAGCTGCGCACATCCATGAGCAACGATAATGAATCCGTTAAGTGACGATTGACTGCAAATATAGTGATTTCATTATGTTCTTCATTATGAACAGCGATTGCCTCCAGATACGGCACATCGGTAATTTCCTTTGTATCATATTTCGGCGAATGAACAAGCGGAATCAGTGCATTCCCTCTTCCATATAAGGAAGCATGCATAAACGGATAGTAGATCGTCTGAGCCCATGCCGCTCCACCTGTCTCCGTCATAATCGGCGCTATAACGTTGACAAGCTGTGCCATGCACGCCATGCCAACACGGTCTGAATGCTTCAGCAGGCTAATGATCATGCAACCGACAACAAGCGCATCCTCCATCGTATAAATATCCTCTAGCTGTGCAGGCGCAACCTGCCACGGCTCGATCTGCTTATCCGATTCCAACGTATGAAACCATACATTCCATTCGTCAAATGAAAGCTTCATCGTCTTTTTGCTGCGCTTCTTCGCTTTCACATAATCGCAAATTGCGGTAACACTATCAATAAACTGATCCATCTGCAAGGAACGTGCAAGGAAGGTCGCCGTGTCCTGCTCCGCATTGCCATAATATTGATGGAGCGACAAATAATCAACATGCTCATAGGTATGCTCTAGAACGGTTGCCTCCCATTGAGCAAATGTAGGCATCCCAAGATAGGAGCTGCCGCAAGCCACCAATTCAATATCTGGATCGACCCACCGCATCGCCTTCGCAGCTTCAGCAGCAGCTCGACCGTATTCATCGGCTGTTTTTTGCCCGATTTGCCATGGTCCGTCCATTTCATTGCCTAAGCACCATGTTTTTATCCGATGAGGCTGCTCATAGCCATGCTGGATGCGTAGATCGCTCCAGTAGCTGCCACCCGGATGATTGGCATATTCAATCACCTGTCTGGCATCCTCGACTCCTTGCGTGCCCAGATTGATCGCCCACATCACCTCTGCGCCAGCAGATCTCGCCCATGTGGCAAATTCATTCATCCCGATCAGATTCGGCTCCACGGTGCGCCAAGCCAGATCCAGCCTGCGTGGACGCTCGCTTACAGGCCCTACTCCATCCTTCCAGTCATAGCCCGATACGAAATTACCCCCAGGGTATCGAATAATCGGCACATTCAGCTTCTGAATTAACTCCAGTACATCCTGACGAAATCCATTGGCATCCGCTGTCGGATGACCCGGTTCAAATATTCCGCCATACACCGCTCGCCCTAAATGCTCAATAAAAGAACCATACATGCGATCATCAATCTTGCTAATGATAAAATCCTTGTCAACGACCATTTTTGCCGTTAATGCCATGTTCTCTCTCTCCTTGTTATGAAAGATATGCTCTACACAGACAAGTTTTCAAGCATGCTTTTACCACACCGTCCTCTAAGGACGAGGCAGCAGGGAGGCAACCGAATCCCGTTCGATTAATGTACATGCAGGGCTGCGATCACACTCCACTGTTTCTCCTTTTACAATGGATGTCAGAATCTTCATCGCGCTATATCCCATCTGATGTAATGGCAGATCCATTGTCGTAATGCGCGGATTAACATAATCACTGAACTCGCGATTATCGAAGCCGATAATCGACATCTCCTGAGGAATCGCAACGCCAGCTTCTAACAATGCCCTCATCGCACCTATAACCATGATATCGTTCATAATCAATATAGCGGTAGGTCGCTGTGGCAGATCCAGCAGCTCCTTCGTCAACCGATAGGCTGACTCTAGCCCCCAGTCTCCCACCTTAATAAATTGTGGATCAAAAGGCAGTTGAAACTCGGTGACCGCACGATAGTAGCCATTGAATCTAAGCCTTGACGGCAAGGAATCCATTAACCCGCTAATAATAGAAATGCGCCGATGACCACGTTCGATTAAATATTTCATCGCATCATAAGAAGCTTGTTCATCATTATATTGAATGGAAATATCCGAATCTGTGTAGCAATACGTGTATACAATCGGTTTTCCTCTGGTATCTATAAGCCCGGTCACATCACGCGGATGGACACCAACGTATATAATCCCCTCCACCTGCTTGGACAGTAGATCCATCACCGCATTTGACGCATATTTCTTATAGGCATCCACATCTCCGAAGTTATGACCCACTCGCTTATGCAGCCGCAAGTTCGTCAATAGAATGTGCATATCATGCCGGTCAGCATACTCATTGATACCGTCAATAATTTCGGGCACATTAAACACAGTTACGTCCTCAGCAATGACTCCGATGATGTTGGTGCGCTGAGATTTCAGACTTTTGGCTACGTCATTGGGTGTGTAATTCAACTCTTCGATTACCCTTAACACACGTTCTCTTGTCTTCGGGCTGACATTGCGCGTTCCATTCAATACATAGGAGACGGTTGCAGTTGAAACATTGGCTTTCTCAGCGATGTCCTTAATTCCGATCCTCGACACATTCAACACTTCCTAATATAAACGATTAGATTTCGAATTATGGGTAGCCTAATCCCTATTGATGTACACATGATCACTTCAGGAATCCAAGCCTGCTGATCATCTGAATCCAGTGCTGACAGGCAAGCTTGACTCTTACGTACTCATGAATCTTATCGTAGCTATACACAGTCTAGTCTAATATTGAAGAGATCATCTAAACGTTTAGATATCTATTTTAATTTATATCACATGATTACAGTTATGTGCAAGCGCTTTTTTTGATTATTTTAACAATGCTAACGAATGTTCTCCATTACTATTCCCTTTACATGCAGAAGGCCCGCTAATCACTGACAGCAGACGTTGAACTGGATTCGCTAGATTGTCTAAAACAGTCCAACGATTACGTATGGAAAGGCTTTACCGGATAAACCACGACTTAAGCTCACAATTTTGAGTCGCACACTCTACTGCGACATGAGCAGAAGTCAAGTTCAAGAAGAGGAATATGAAACCCGAAAAAGAACTTGTATAAAATTGTCAACAATGGTAACCTAAATGACAGGACTGGCCAGTCTACTATAGGAGTACTTAGGAGGATTACAGTAATGGTTATTAACAAATTAAAGAGAAGCTATATCGCATTATTAAGTGCTTCTCTTATTTTAGGTTCACTGTTGATTTCTTCAAATGTTAATGCAACTGAATCCGTGAATACATCGACTGGAATAGTTGTAGCCGCGTCCTATACTCAAATAGACTCTGGCTATCTCTCTTATCGTACATTGGCTCCCGGGGCAACAGAATCATTCAGTCTTAAGAATGACAGTGAGTTTGCCAGGGGATATCAAATAACAGTTTCCAGCTCAGGATCCAACCATTATATATCCAGCATAAGCTTTAATGGTCAGGGCAGAATACACCCTTTGTCGCAGCAACTCGGGCTCTTTGTCTATGACATTATATTGCAGCCGAACGCGACTGCTTTCATCGATGTAACCAGCTTAACATATCCAACTACCCCCAATAATTACGTGATTCATGTTTATTAAAATAAGTTGATTGTGGAGCCATACGCTTAATCCATAAATAACGGCGATCATTTCTCGGTTTATAACCAAGAAATGATCGCAATATTCTCACTCATATCCTTGGAATCCTTGAAATAAAAAACTTTAGTTCAGTTGCCCAGCATAAAGGTGCTTTATTTCTTGCGTTCCTCTACTTCAAATCAAGATTCGCCAACCTACAAGAAGAATAAACATCTCCATTCCCCATAAATCACCTTCCAATTTTCAATAATACGCCTCTACCATTTTATCTTCGTAGAGACGTTATAGTTAAAACTGAACATCAAACCGTCTATTTTAACTTTCCCATTCGTCTTCCTCCTGCAAGCCACTGAACGCAATATTCTCTTTCACATCGGTGCTGTGATCGTCCACCCACACCTGCAGTTCACGACGATTCATGATTTCCTGTAAACGTTCGATGCGTCCACGCAGAGCCTGACAAATCGCATGACAACGGGCCTCGTCAACAAACAGCGAGCCACGGAAAATAGTCCGCACCTCCTCTTCAATTCCGTCTAGTAGAGACAGATCTAGCCATTCGAAGGAGGTTACCAGTTTAATTTGTTCGTTGTGATCAGGCTTGAATGGTTTACACGTCAGCTTGCCATCTGCGCGAATCAGACCAAGCGGCTTGGAAAACCAGAGTGACGAGCCACTATCGTAGATCGGCGCTGCCCCCATCCACTCCAAGGTCTCTGCATTGCGGATCACTCCAAAATTATTCTGATGCCGATCTTCATTGGCAATCAGATAATCCACCACCATCATCTGGTCCAGCGCCTCCACAATGCCGGTAATGCCCAGCGCCTCACAGCAGTTCACGTAATGCTGATACACCGATACATGGTTCTGCTTTTGCCTAGTGTGCATCACATACCAAGCTGTAATGAGTTCTGTCTGTGGAGTTATGAAATTCTCGCACACGCTATAGGGGTAATCCTCCAGCTCCATCAGTGTATAGGGGACATGTCGAATCCCCAATCGCTCCATGATCTTGCTGGCAATGACCTCATTGTATGGCTCCTGCCTAGTCGCGCCGCTTCCGCCTTTCACCAGACAACGCTTACCATCTATAATCGCCCACTTCTTTTTCAACCAGCCATCAGAGGTATTGTCTGGCGAGATCAGACTCATCGCATCAGATGAACCCTGCCCAAACAATACATTCCCTACGTCCCCCGAGAAAGGGTTGTGAAAGAAGTTAATGGCGCTCCATTCCAAATATGATGCAGATGGACGAATCCAATATTGATCGGACAAACTAAGTCCGTAGCTTTTATCTAACAGTTTTTGTGTTGTAGACAAATTCAATTCAAGCAGCGCTTCTTTTATTCCATCACGACTGGCCGGAATCGCTCGTCCCCTCCACCATTCATTGAGTGCCGCGCGGTCTATTGCTCCCTTCTTAACAGGTATGCCCACGGGCACATGCCCCGCTGCATAGACTTGTCCAATCGCTGAAATGGAGACTGTTGCTTCATCCAGCTCAATCTCAGCCACGGGTTCATCTTTGTGCATGAGTGTATAGGATTTGTTCCAGGATTCAGCCACTATCATTTCCTCCATTTCTTGATTTTCTTTTTTTATTAATTCTATTATATCAAGTCTGCAGAGATTTCGTCATGTAGGGCTTTTAATTTTTTCCATTTGGAACACAACTCGAAAGTGACTTCAGTTCAAGCCATAAGTGGATTGTGGAGCCATGCGCTTAATCTATAAATAACGGGGCTTTTGGGACAGCCCCTTGTTCATTTGTAAACCGGGCTTCTTTTCCAAATATCTCATACGATAAACATAAATGAAATACTCGCATCCCTATCCATATCCAACTTTAACTGAATATGTCCACCCGTATTGTTGGAAAGTAATTCTCTTTCATTGCCATCCACAACCACAATAGCTTTCTCCCAAGGAATCCCGGCACTTAATTCTATAGTATTTCCGTTTATGCCAGAGCTCAACAAAACTTGTGCTGTACCCGATGATAAATCCCAGGACAACCGCCTCACCTCCACTTGCGTTCGTGCCATTAGTCCGCATATCGATCCCGATTGCCAATCCGGAGGCAAAGCCGGAAGAATTTCAATGACTCCCCTATTAGAGAACAGGAGCGCTTCATTCACAGCCCCGACAACTCCAAATGACGTATCTGTACAGTAACAATGATTTCTACGATTCGTATCGTGATCCGTCATTAAAGATGGGTAATAACCGAATTCCTTCATCATTGGCAGCAGGGAAGACAGCACGCCTTCGCCTTGTTTGAGTCGCGCGCTAACCAGTGCCTTATGCATCCAGCCATGCCCCGCTGTCGCGTCTTTTGTATTGTATTTGTCCCTGTTCATAAGCGCAATCTTCGCTGCCGATGCAAGCGATTGATTGCTTTGCGTTTCATAGGCAGGCCAGGCTGCGTAAAGATGACTCAGGTGGCGATGATTATTATTTTCCTTATATTCATTCATCGCCCATTCACGCAAAGCGCCGTCCTCGTCATATTTATATTCAGGAAGTAGATTCAGGAGAGTCCTCCACTTCATTACAGCGGCTTCATAGCCCTCGCGCTTGATGGCATTTTCCATCGATATGACCATCAACAGCCCATCCCGTGCGGCAGATATATCCATAGTAGCATTAGCTGTAATCGTGCTGTTATAGCCAATAGGATTATTCTCCGGTGAATAGGTCG contains:
- a CDS encoding HipA domain-containing protein, with amino-acid sequence MAESWNKSYTLMHKDEPVAEIELDEATVSISAIGQVYAAGHVPVGIPVKKGAIDRAALNEWWRGRAIPASRDGIKEALLELNLSTTQKLLDKSYGLSLSDQYWIRPSASYLEWSAINFFHNPFSGDVGNVLFGQGSSDAMSLISPDNTSDGWLKKKWAIIDGKRCLVKGGSGATRQEPYNEVIASKIMERLGIRHVPYTLMELEDYPYSVCENFITPQTELITAWYVMHTRQKQNHVSVYQHYVNCCEALGITGIVEALDQMMVVDYLIANEDRHQNNFGVIRNAETLEWMGAAPIYDSGSSLWFSKPLGLIRADGKLTCKPFKPDHNEQIKLVTSFEWLDLSLLDGIEEEVRTIFRGSLFVDEARCHAICQALRGRIERLQEIMNRRELQVWVDDHSTDVKENIAFSGLQEEDEWES
- the arfA gene encoding arabinosylfuranosidase ArfA, with the translated sequence MALTAKMVVDKDFIISKIDDRMYGSFIEHLGRAVYGGIFEPGHPTADANGFRQDVLELIQKLNVPIIRYPGGNFVSGYDWKDGVGPVSERPRRLDLAWRTVEPNLIGMNEFATWARSAGAEVMWAINLGTQGVEDARQVIEYANHPGGSYWSDLRIQHGYEQPHRIKTWCLGNEMDGPWQIGQKTADEYGRAAAEAAKAMRWVDPDIELVACGSSYLGMPTFAQWEATVLEHTYEHVDYLSLHQYYGNAEQDTATFLARSLQMDQFIDSVTAICDYVKAKKRSKKTMKLSFDEWNVWFHTLESDKQIEPWQVAPAQLEDIYTMEDALVVGCMIISLLKHSDRVGMACMAQLVNVIAPIMTETGGAAWAQTIYYPFMHASLYGRGNALIPLVHSPKYDTKEITDVPYLEAIAVHNEEHNEITIFAVNRHLTDSLSLLMDVRSFGEVALIEHLVMEHEDLKAVNTANLQAVSPHAGGNARVEARSVTASLAAASWNVIRLKIHS
- a CDS encoding LacI family DNA-binding transcriptional regulator; this encodes MSRIGIKDIAEKANVSTATVSYVLNGTRNVSPKTRERVLRVIEELNYTPNDVAKSLKSQRTNIIGVIAEDVTVFNVPEIIDGINEYADRHDMHILLTNLRLHKRVGHNFGDVDAYKKYASNAVMDLLSKQVEGIIYVGVHPRDVTGLIDTRGKPIVYTYCYTDSDISIQYNDEQASYDAMKYLIERGHRRISIISGLMDSLPSRLRFNGYYRAVTEFQLPFDPQFIKVGDWGLESAYRLTKELLDLPQRPTAILIMNDIMVIGAMRALLEAGVAIPQEMSIIGFDNREFSDYVNPRITTMDLPLHQMGYSAMKILTSIVKGETVECDRSPACTLIERDSVASLLPRP
- a CDS encoding AraC family transcriptional regulator, with the translated sequence MSDLIMHFVTPPIPYFIDSGKHTFLPGERHVSRDSIRVFDLIIVTKGTLYIGENDKEWVIPKDEALILRPDAYHYGTFPCEEETEITWIHFQTFGAWEEMKSINECYEKEPALFEKHKEQAYLNHCEASSIFIPKQAKLSNKSINDLAEFYSLDKDPRSLRNWRKQTAFQTFMQNINQESATTINSTAVQLAEKIELFIRQNYTSKITNAMLKAEFNYHPNYLAKCMLKVYGITPIDYVLQYRIEQAKKMLIQTNWSITRISDELGFSNPAYFSSVFTNKQGISPANFRKKEFRQPGLH